From the genome of Phlebotomus papatasi isolate M1 chromosome 2, Ppap_2.1, whole genome shotgun sequence:
GTTGTCAAGATTACTgagagtctactgaaccgatctttctgaaaattttacataattGTTTTGAGAAGAATAATCTACTGTTTGAACGAAGCATTTGCACTTTCTTTAATCAGAacaatttttacaatacaaaatgtgttgaaaaatagggtaaaatcgatactttttttacaaaaacatttgccaaaaatccaaattttgttttttttttcaaaaatccttcgttcatccaggggtccaactactcctctaacagagtatatctggttttttgatttcagatgaacctactgggagaaatcctgcctaccttaaggtctgtttttttgaggaatggttccgaaaatcagctaccaacggtcgaattttcaaaatttttaaaaacaatttttttttaatttcgttctatgttactctttcatattggaaaagttggaatttctaaaatattattcgacacaataaattattattagaaaaaaggcctattttttgacctgagagacccatgtaaccccttaaaataaaaattttgttaaatcgaTAAATCGACGATCAACTGAGtgttgttaaaagtttgtcaaaaatgtgttttctgtaaaaaaatgttggaaaaagttttgtcaaattggtgaATAACATcattatgacaaaattttaaccatGTGTTATGATTCATGTTGAGTTAAAGTTCAACCTTGTGTTATGATTATGTTAATGTGTTTTTATTTCACAGCATACAAGTCATTACCCAATACCTATCATATGCATATCGTGTATTGACACATTCTTCAGTTCGATTGTTTACATTACTTTAGATTTTTCGGTATTCAAATGAATAAATTGGTGCAATGTATCTTCATTCGGGGGGACCTACCGTGGCCGCCGGGGGCTCTCGTGGCCCAAGCATGTCACGCTTCTTCTGCTGTGAACTACTTGGACCACAATCATCCCAATACTCAATCAGTTTTTGGTAACAAAAATCTCATAACCATGGAGGTGTTCAAGGTATGCATGGTATGCATTAAGTCAGAGGTTATGCTACAAAATGCttgttttgtattttctttaacCTCAAATtgataatatatttaataaattggaataaaatttacTCAAATCGCTATAAGAGAAAcagttcttttattttttttttcttcttttaggtTCCAACAGATAGCGCTTTGGAATCCTTGAGCCAGACCCTAAAAGACTTAGAAGTCGACCATAAACTTTGGACTGAACAACCAGAGAACATCAAAACATGCCTCTGCACTAAAATTTACCCAGAATCTTTTGTAAAAGTTAGTGAATGGctcaatatttctaaaattaaagctGAAAAAGTtgtttaacaaatttatttgtaatcccaattgtataaaaaaaatgactcCTGTAAACCGCTATTTTTAGTTCCAATATTTTCCTATAGGTAGCACCACCATTCCATGCATTGACGTCCTATTCGTCTGTTTTTCACTCATCAGTTCCACTTTTTGCTCTTGCCTAAATGTCCAGTCTTAACACCGATTAAAAAAGTTGTGCTCGTGAAAATTTAGTAAGTTTACTTTTTGTCCTGCACATGCAGGATCTCACGAATTTGCTTAGCAGCATCTGAGAGAGCTTGCACGAATTCAACGCCATTGCGCTTCGATCGATAAGTTGTGACCATGGCGCCCAGCATATCGTTGTCAATTTTATAGCCGATTCCATAGCCATCTGGAACCACTGGCCCAAATCCTCCGATTTCAAGAGCTGGCGATGACAGAGTGCTAGTTGACAGGATATTGTGATTAATTGCACCATAAGCAGTATCCTTGTAGAATTCAGGGATCAATCCGTCTTTCGCAGCCAGATAGCGAAGTACAAAGAGATGCCTATCGAAACCTTGACCCATAGCGGCTTCTTTGGTGAGTTTGGTATGCTTGTCTGAACACTGGCGCAGTAGTGCCAATTCCTCAGGTCCTGCATGGCCCTTGGATGCCAGCAAATGCTGACAAAGGGCTCTGGTAGCCATTGTAGCTGGCCTAACTGTCTCTGTACGGCCACATCGAAAGGCTGCTGTGCTGCAAGACTCATAGGTGGCAGTAGTGCCGCCTCCAGAAATAAGTGCATACGCCAATTGAATGGTCAATTGAGCCACAGCGTCGGGACTCACTTGGACAGCCTTACAGTGTTTTTTCCCAACATCTGACATCATGTAGTTGACATCTAGGCTATTTTCAACCTCTGAATGGTTCTTCAGAGCCGTCTCAATCCCCGCTGAAAGATGAAATTTACAAGTTTGAAGATTTAAGAAATGAGGTTATGTAGAGGAAACTTAGTGAATCATGCTTCTTCGAGCCGTTAGCAACTCTAACCTTTAAGTTTGTCATCATAGTCGAAAGATAGTAGCTCTGTTGCTCCTTCATCATTTGCAGAACCTTCCATATCATCCGTAACTATTGGCTG
Proteins encoded in this window:
- the LOC129804378 gene encoding putative peptidyl-tRNA hydrolase PTRHD1 produces the protein MNKLVQCIFIRGDLPWPPGALVAQACHASSAVNYLDHNHPNTQSVFGNKNLITMEVFKVPTDSALESLSQTLKDLEVDHKLWTEQPENIKTCLCTKIYPESFVKVSEWLNISKIKAEKVV